The following coding sequences lie in one Aquabacterium olei genomic window:
- a CDS encoding class I SAM-dependent methyltransferase, translating to MSQTSQYYNDHATTFFEATVGVDMGPLHARFLQKISAGGRILDAGCGSGRDARSFKDRGYQVTAFDASPELARLASEHSGLQVQVAHFLSLSDAAQLGLPAGTLFDGIWACASLLHVAGRDQPEAWSRLWQLLKPGGVVYASYKLGGGERVDPVGRSFTDAREDELLEWLIELPGVASKESWVTEDLSSRSGTTWLNALVRKAA from the coding sequence ATGAGCCAGACCAGCCAGTACTACAACGACCACGCGACGACATTCTTCGAAGCGACCGTGGGGGTCGACATGGGGCCGCTGCACGCGCGGTTTCTGCAGAAGATCTCAGCAGGCGGGCGCATTCTGGACGCGGGGTGTGGCTCGGGGCGTGATGCCCGGTCGTTCAAGGATCGGGGTTATCAGGTCACTGCGTTCGATGCCAGCCCCGAACTGGCACGCCTCGCTTCCGAACACAGCGGCCTGCAGGTTCAGGTCGCTCACTTTCTGAGCCTGTCGGACGCCGCTCAGCTGGGTCTGCCCGCTGGTACGCTGTTCGACGGCATATGGGCCTGCGCCAGCCTGCTGCATGTGGCCGGGCGTGATCAGCCAGAAGCGTGGTCCCGTCTGTGGCAACTGCTCAAGCCGGGTGGGGTCGTCTACGCGAGCTACAAGCTCGGTGGCGGCGAGCGTGTAGACCCCGTCGGACGGTCGTTTACTGACGCCCGCGAGGACGAGCTACTCGAATGGCTGATCGAGCTGCCTGGGGTAGCGTCCAAAGAGAGCTGGGTCACTGAGGATCTAAGCTCCAGGAGCGGTACCACATGGCTCAACGCGCTTGTCAGAAAGGCAGCTTGA
- a CDS encoding nuclease-related domain-containing protein, with the protein MIIKHADDKAKRLALLAELKKSALLDARQREWLDEELVRVRRGIEGERDAAFYIDSYLKASKNNAVIHDLRLEFEGEVAQIDHLFFNRRLDFFLVETKCFNGNLAINEHGEFSVTYTNGRTYGIASPVEQSKRHERILAKLLERLEITGRLGVKPTFHHLVLLHPKAIITRPAKGIFDTSRVMKADALPSWHQKWADEDVGIVDALTTVLAIRSSDTIKDWAEKLVRQHRPTNPLTLPDFMAPKVAVAPAVAQEPTPAYKPAKLAASNSLPVHTPDEGLKRKLVCVTCGSKITFAEGKFCWNNETRFGGFQYCREHQKTL; encoded by the coding sequence GTGATCATCAAACACGCAGACGACAAGGCCAAGCGCCTGGCCTTGCTGGCCGAACTGAAGAAATCCGCCTTGCTGGATGCCCGCCAGCGGGAATGGCTGGACGAAGAGCTCGTGCGCGTGCGCAGGGGCATCGAAGGGGAACGCGATGCCGCCTTCTACATCGACAGCTACCTGAAGGCCAGCAAGAACAACGCCGTCATTCACGACCTGCGGCTGGAGTTCGAAGGGGAGGTGGCACAGATCGACCACCTCTTCTTCAACCGGCGGCTGGACTTCTTCCTTGTCGAGACCAAGTGCTTCAACGGCAACCTGGCCATCAACGAGCATGGTGAGTTCAGTGTCACGTACACCAACGGCCGAACCTACGGCATTGCGTCACCGGTCGAGCAAAGCAAGCGCCACGAACGCATCCTCGCAAAGCTGCTCGAGCGCCTGGAGATCACAGGCCGCCTGGGCGTGAAGCCCACCTTCCATCACCTGGTGCTGCTGCATCCCAAGGCCATCATCACGCGCCCGGCAAAAGGTATTTTCGACACCAGCCGGGTGATGAAGGCCGATGCCTTGCCCAGCTGGCACCAGAAGTGGGCCGATGAAGACGTTGGCATCGTTGACGCCTTGACCACCGTGCTCGCCATCCGCAGCAGCGACACCATCAAGGACTGGGCAGAAAAGCTCGTCCGCCAGCATCGGCCCACGAACCCGCTGACACTGCCCGATTTCATGGCCCCGAAGGTGGCTGTGGCCCCCGCCGTGGCTCAGGAGCCGACACCTGCGTACAAGCCCGCGAAGCTGGCTGCGAGCAACTCGCTGCCGGTCCACACGCCCGACGAGGGACTCAAGCGGAAGCTCGTGTGCGTGACTTGCGGATCCAAGATCACCTTCGCCGAGGGCAAGTTCTGCTGGAACAACGAGACGCGTTTCGGCGGGTTTCAGTACTGCCGTGAGCATCAGAAGACCTTGTGA
- the dndE gene encoding DNA sulfur modification protein DndE, with amino-acid sequence MIERVKLSATAKQQLITLKRRTGIEHYNVICRHALMLSMASDNALPPENHSMAGGLEIDWRVFAGEAADTYLNLLAMKAQQERGEVSPEAVRATLTAHVHRGLSLLVSTNKFSI; translated from the coding sequence ATGATTGAACGAGTCAAACTGAGCGCGACGGCCAAGCAGCAGCTCATCACCCTGAAGCGTCGCACAGGGATCGAGCACTACAACGTCATTTGCCGTCATGCGCTGATGCTCTCTATGGCAAGCGACAACGCCTTGCCACCAGAGAACCACTCTATGGCGGGAGGGCTGGAGATCGACTGGCGAGTGTTTGCGGGCGAGGCGGCAGACACCTACCTGAATCTATTGGCGATGAAAGCTCAGCAGGAACGCGGAGAAGTTTCACCGGAGGCCGTTAGAGCAACGCTCACCGCTCACGTGCATCGAGGGCTGTCGTTGCTTGTATCGACCAACAAGTTCTCGATTTGA
- a CDS encoding 6-pyruvoyl trahydropterin synthase family protein, with translation MSIATLFAASSTFESARQVGVLPADHPARRLHGHSFTAKVRASLDAGWAPWPGGDVSELAGLLGACTAQLDYRHLNELLPVPTDENLARWVRDQLQVSVPGLEQVGIQSTSDQGVDLDANDHAHIWRRYRFQSAHKLPNVPFGHKCGRLHGHGFEVILHANQDAGGRDLSIDYDHLDAIWAPFHYQLHHKYLNAIEGLENPTSEVIAGWLWQRLKAVLPELSWVTVYETGSCGANFNGHDYRIWKEMTLDSALFLRNAPADDPLSHIHGHTYTMRLHLSAPLDQVMGWTVDFGDVKERFNPIFKALDHHPLHELPGLEDCDAGSLARWVLAEGRRALPQIDRVDMYETRGCGAIALMDRDGPALPI, from the coding sequence ATGTCCATCGCCACGCTTTTCGCCGCCTCTTCGACCTTCGAATCGGCCCGGCAGGTGGGGGTGCTGCCCGCCGATCACCCCGCGCGCCGCCTGCACGGCCACAGTTTCACGGCCAAGGTGCGGGCCTCGCTGGATGCAGGCTGGGCGCCCTGGCCCGGCGGGGATGTGAGCGAACTGGCCGGCTTGCTCGGCGCCTGTACCGCCCAACTGGACTACCGCCATCTGAACGAGCTGTTGCCGGTGCCGACGGACGAGAACCTGGCCCGCTGGGTGCGAGATCAACTGCAGGTGTCGGTGCCTGGCCTGGAGCAGGTCGGCATTCAGTCGACCTCGGACCAGGGCGTTGACCTGGATGCGAACGACCACGCACACATCTGGCGACGCTACCGCTTTCAGTCGGCCCACAAGCTGCCCAACGTGCCTTTCGGGCACAAGTGCGGGCGCCTGCATGGCCACGGCTTCGAGGTCATCCTCCATGCCAACCAGGATGCAGGCGGCCGAGACCTGTCGATCGACTACGACCACCTGGATGCGATCTGGGCGCCGTTCCATTACCAGCTCCATCACAAGTACCTCAACGCCATCGAAGGCCTGGAGAACCCGACCAGCGAGGTGATCGCCGGTTGGCTGTGGCAGCGCCTGAAAGCGGTGCTGCCGGAGCTGTCCTGGGTGACGGTGTATGAGACGGGTTCGTGCGGGGCCAACTTCAACGGCCACGATTACCGCATCTGGAAAGAGATGACGCTCGACAGCGCCCTCTTTCTGCGCAATGCGCCTGCCGATGACCCGCTGTCGCACATCCATGGCCACACGTACACGATGCGCCTGCACCTCTCGGCGCCGCTCGATCAGGTGATGGGCTGGACGGTGGATTTCGGGGACGTGAAGGAGCGCTTCAATCCCATCTTCAAGGCGCTGGACCACCACCCTCTGCACGAGTTGCCCGGGCTGGAAGACTGCGATGCGGGCTCATTGGCGCGCTGGGTGCTGGCCGAGGGGCGACGTGCGCTGCCGCAGATCGACCGTGTCGACATGTATGAGACCCGCGGGTGTGGGGCCATCGCCTTGATGGATCGCGACGGCCCGGCGTTGCCCATCTGA
- a CDS encoding TAXI family TRAP transporter solute-binding subunit gives MADIRPPVTQRLRLTIRLWVLSVRDMLASAGPVLLLAGALLAAAYWWLDPQPPRTVTLATGPAGSAYAEFGQRYARALERDGIRVQLLTTEGTAGNLLALREGRADVAFVRGGSDDTAADADAGLMSLGALFYEPVWLFYRPAALQRPGRRGPPPAFTSLTQLRGLRVNIDQAGSGVPELVRRLLQANGLDTGALTQRQFAPEVAAQALLSGKLDALVLVTAPESPVVQRLLQQPGIALADLPQADALARRFPFLQTVTLPRGMVDLARDLPPQDIGLLAATTALLTREDTHPALRQLFAQTAQQLHGGAGWFNRARDFPNTRTSELPVSPEGDRAINGTPPFWQRFLPFWASNLLERMWLVIGGLIVLLLPLSRVVPPLYTYRVRQRVFRWYARLRQVEARMEEGQADTTELLNELDELDRVAGQITVPLAHADELYALRNNIDSTRRRLLARAA, from the coding sequence ATGGCCGACATCCGCCCCCCTGTGACCCAACGCCTGCGGCTCACCATCCGCCTGTGGGTGCTGTCCGTGCGCGACATGCTGGCCTCGGCCGGCCCGGTGCTGCTGCTGGCCGGCGCGCTGCTGGCCGCCGCCTACTGGTGGCTGGATCCGCAACCGCCGCGCACCGTCACGCTGGCCACCGGCCCGGCAGGCAGTGCCTACGCCGAGTTCGGTCAGCGCTACGCCCGCGCCCTCGAACGCGACGGCATCCGCGTGCAGCTGCTCACCACCGAAGGCACGGCCGGCAACCTGCTGGCCCTGCGCGAAGGCCGCGCCGACGTGGCCTTTGTGCGCGGCGGCAGCGATGACACCGCCGCCGATGCAGACGCCGGGCTCATGTCCCTGGGGGCACTGTTCTACGAACCCGTGTGGTTGTTCTACCGCCCCGCGGCGCTGCAACGACCCGGCCGCCGCGGGCCGCCGCCCGCGTTCACCTCGCTGACCCAGCTGCGCGGCCTGCGCGTCAACATCGACCAAGCAGGCAGCGGTGTGCCCGAACTGGTGCGTCGCCTTCTGCAGGCCAACGGGCTCGACACCGGCGCGCTCACACAGCGCCAGTTCGCGCCCGAGGTGGCGGCCCAGGCACTGCTGTCCGGCAAGCTGGATGCGCTGGTGCTCGTCACCGCGCCCGAATCGCCGGTGGTGCAGCGCCTGTTGCAACAACCCGGCATCGCGCTGGCCGACCTGCCCCAGGCCGATGCCCTGGCCCGCCGCTTCCCCTTCCTGCAGACCGTCACGCTGCCACGCGGCATGGTCGACCTGGCCCGCGACCTGCCCCCGCAGGACATCGGCCTGCTGGCCGCCACCACCGCGCTGCTGACCCGCGAAGACACCCACCCCGCGCTGCGCCAGCTGTTCGCGCAGACCGCCCAGCAGCTGCACGGCGGCGCCGGCTGGTTCAACCGCGCACGCGACTTCCCCAACACCCGCACCAGCGAGCTGCCCGTCAGCCCCGAAGGCGACCGCGCCATCAACGGCACGCCGCCGTTCTGGCAGCGCTTTCTGCCCTTCTGGGCCAGCAACCTGCTCGAACGGATGTGGCTCGTCATCGGCGGCTTGATCGTGCTGCTGCTGCCGCTGTCGCGCGTGGTGCCGCCGCTGTATACCTATCGGGTGCGGCAGCGGGTGTTTCGCTGGTATGCGCGGCTGCGGCAGGTCGAGGCGCGCATGGAGGAGGGCCAGGCCGACACCACCGAACTGCTCAATGAACTGGACGAGCTCGACCGGGTGGCCGGCCAGATCACGGTGCCGCTGGCGCATGCCGACGAGCTCTATGCGCTGCGGAACAACATCGACAGCACGCGGCGGCGGTTGCTGGCAAGGGCGGCTTGA
- the dndD gene encoding DNA sulfur modification protein DndD, translating into MAKVTFKGIGIQNLGPYLDRQYLELTVRATKPIVLVNALNGSGKTTLLTCLQVALYGAKAIGNGRTSEFEALIRGLHREDASGPARIDLDLVIETNGASDQITVSREWILGAKLQERLTVTKDGQEDQTLTDEWHEYLDRILPSELLQLFLFDGEKIEALANPKTLPGMLRSATEAFLGIGGIDTLSRDLIAVERRTMLSAKKNSGDYEIAKAELEQLEQQQNAVQSAVDVLKQTLPGAEEQLHKAKEAYEGATLHAERSGLLAYEKAADIKAAEQAARAEVNAAAQAVREALADPFAPLALLGSMWAHYKDQWTAEQDTRAAKHLLTEIERRDRRLLKDLRGGINDKALTLVQQALAQDNERYRRAAGRPTFLMPAPDPESLDSAIKSADQRHKSARKRLASAKQKLADMERQVAAIPEGDQLADILADLKQKSDEQARAEERRNYLLKQLDEQESMLAHVTLRTNAARQRMSKDFQGEALDMKALAAAQRTRAVLAVFKDKLLASKARWLSDKITEEFRALMRKQMLVKEVRVDPDTYDVTIVGGHNKQLPMERLSAGERQLLAIAVLSALIRERRGQFPVVVDTPLARLDRSHREALIKRFFAKVSHQVMVLSTDEEVEGSVYEAMQKYTSKAFVIEFSDARRASSIAEVELPLAA; encoded by the coding sequence ATGGCAAAGGTTACGTTTAAAGGCATCGGGATTCAGAACCTCGGCCCTTATCTTGATCGGCAGTATTTGGAGCTCACCGTGCGAGCGACCAAGCCGATCGTGCTGGTCAACGCGTTGAACGGAAGCGGCAAGACCACGTTGCTGACTTGCTTGCAGGTCGCGCTCTATGGCGCCAAAGCAATTGGGAATGGCAGAACTTCGGAGTTCGAAGCGCTCATCCGCGGTTTGCATCGTGAAGATGCGTCCGGACCTGCGCGCATCGACTTGGACCTTGTGATCGAGACCAACGGAGCGAGCGATCAGATCACGGTCAGTCGCGAATGGATCCTGGGCGCCAAGCTTCAAGAGCGCCTGACGGTCACCAAGGATGGGCAAGAAGACCAAACGCTTACCGATGAGTGGCACGAATACTTAGATCGGATCTTGCCGTCGGAGCTCTTGCAGTTGTTCTTGTTCGACGGCGAAAAGATCGAAGCACTGGCGAACCCAAAGACGCTGCCAGGCATGCTTCGGAGCGCGACGGAAGCCTTTCTCGGTATCGGTGGCATCGACACACTGAGCCGCGATCTCATCGCCGTTGAGCGACGCACGATGCTGAGCGCCAAGAAAAACAGCGGGGACTACGAGATCGCCAAGGCTGAGCTTGAACAGCTGGAGCAGCAGCAAAACGCTGTGCAATCTGCAGTGGACGTGTTGAAGCAGACCCTACCGGGGGCGGAGGAACAACTTCATAAGGCGAAAGAAGCATACGAGGGTGCCACCCTTCATGCCGAGCGCTCTGGATTGCTAGCGTATGAGAAGGCTGCGGACATCAAGGCGGCGGAGCAAGCGGCGCGCGCCGAAGTGAATGCAGCGGCCCAGGCAGTACGTGAGGCCCTGGCGGATCCCTTCGCACCCTTGGCGTTACTCGGCTCCATGTGGGCGCATTACAAGGATCAATGGACGGCTGAGCAGGACACTCGTGCGGCAAAGCACTTGTTGACCGAGATTGAGCGTCGGGACCGCCGGCTGCTAAAAGACCTGCGCGGCGGTATCAACGATAAGGCGTTGACCCTGGTGCAGCAAGCTTTGGCGCAGGACAACGAACGCTACAGGAGGGCTGCCGGGCGTCCCACCTTCCTCATGCCAGCGCCAGACCCCGAAAGCCTGGACAGTGCCATCAAGTCCGCGGACCAAAGGCATAAGAGCGCACGCAAGCGATTGGCTTCTGCAAAACAAAAGCTCGCTGACATGGAGCGGCAAGTGGCCGCAATTCCCGAGGGCGATCAACTGGCCGATATTCTTGCTGACCTGAAGCAGAAGTCGGACGAGCAAGCCCGTGCCGAAGAGCGGCGCAATTACTTGCTCAAACAGCTGGACGAGCAAGAGTCCATGCTTGCGCATGTGACCTTGCGCACAAACGCTGCCCGACAACGGATGAGCAAGGACTTTCAGGGCGAAGCGCTGGACATGAAGGCCCTCGCCGCGGCTCAGCGTACGCGGGCCGTCCTGGCGGTCTTCAAAGACAAGCTTTTGGCGTCGAAGGCACGGTGGCTGTCTGACAAGATCACTGAAGAGTTCCGCGCATTGATGCGCAAACAGATGCTTGTCAAAGAGGTTCGGGTGGACCCGGACACCTACGACGTGACCATCGTCGGCGGGCACAACAAGCAGCTGCCGATGGAACGGCTTTCTGCCGGCGAGCGTCAGCTCCTGGCCATTGCCGTGCTCAGTGCACTGATCCGCGAGCGCAGGGGCCAGTTCCCCGTGGTGGTCGACACGCCGCTCGCACGTCTGGACCGGTCGCACCGAGAGGCGTTGATCAAACGATTCTTTGCCAAGGTTTCCCACCAAGTGATGGTTCTCTCGACAGACGAAGAGGTCGAAGGCTCGGTTTACGAGGCCATGCAGAAATACACCTCGAAGGCCTTTGTCATCGAGTTCTCTGACGCGCGCAGGGCGTCTTCCATTGCAGAAGTCGAACTGCCTCTCGCCGCCTGA
- a CDS encoding NYN domain-containing protein, giving the protein MADHDDNGRVAVLVDCDNTSPEILEYALQMVAQFGRVVMRRGYGNHQTLANKWQEALVRMAFTPCLQYQYASGKNTSDIALALDAQEALFDDRADTFCLVTSDSDFAYLCRKLRERGASVLIVGEAKTPDALQNASDRFFLWQAPEPQPAAESEAGVKALPPAPAPVKKRRPKALLDAVALMVESTSDGKVGLGALGQYMKRTNPSFAPKVYGHSTLTDMVRAYPELTLTQGANNGSWVALKPANELQKAAEK; this is encoded by the coding sequence ATGGCAGACCACGACGACAACGGCCGGGTGGCTGTGCTGGTTGATTGCGACAACACGTCGCCCGAAATCCTGGAGTACGCGCTGCAAATGGTGGCGCAGTTCGGCCGGGTCGTCATGCGACGCGGCTACGGCAACCATCAGACCCTGGCCAACAAGTGGCAAGAGGCGCTGGTGCGCATGGCCTTCACGCCTTGTCTGCAGTACCAGTACGCATCGGGCAAGAACACCTCGGACATTGCCCTGGCGCTGGATGCGCAGGAAGCCCTGTTCGATGACCGGGCGGACACCTTCTGCCTGGTGACCAGCGATTCGGACTTCGCGTACCTGTGCCGCAAGCTGCGCGAGCGCGGTGCCAGCGTACTCATCGTCGGTGAGGCCAAGACGCCTGACGCGCTTCAGAACGCCAGCGATCGCTTCTTCCTCTGGCAGGCGCCAGAGCCACAACCCGCTGCAGAGAGCGAAGCGGGAGTGAAAGCCTTGCCTCCGGCGCCTGCGCCGGTCAAGAAGCGGCGCCCCAAAGCGTTGCTCGACGCCGTGGCGCTCATGGTGGAAAGCACCAGCGACGGCAAGGTCGGGCTGGGCGCACTGGGCCAGTACATGAAGCGCACCAACCCAAGCTTTGCGCCCAAGGTGTATGGGCACAGCACCCTGACCGACATGGTGCGCGCCTACCCGGAGTTGACGCTCACGCAGGGTGCGAACAACGGGTCGTGGGTGGCGTTGAAGCCGGCGAACGAACTTCAGAAGGCAGCAGAAAAGTGA